The following proteins come from a genomic window of Trifolium pratense cultivar HEN17-A07 linkage group LG4, ARS_RC_1.1, whole genome shotgun sequence:
- the LOC123922814 gene encoding uncharacterized mitochondrial protein AtMg00820-like encodes MAFLSPTKKNINLHTHVTKSPLPRNPVLALKDPNWKMAMDDEYNALIQNKKWDLVPRPPDTNAIRSIWIFRHKEKSDGSFERHKARLVGNGAGQQVDIDCGETFSPVVKPATIRTILSLSLSKA; translated from the coding sequence ATGGCATTTTTAagcccaacaaaaaaaaacatcaatctCCACACCCATGTAACTAAATCTCCTCTCCCTCGTAACCCTGTGTTAGCACTAAAAGATCCTAATTGGAAAATGGCTATGGATGATGAATACAATGCTCTCATTCAAAATAAGAAGTGGGATTTAGTACCCCGTCCACCTGACACAAATGCTATTCGTTCTATATGGATTTTTAGACATAAAGAAAAATCTGACGGTTCTTTTGAGAGGCATAAAGCCCGACTTGTAGGTAATGGTGCAGGTCAACAGGTTGACATCGATTGTGGCGAAACTTTCAGTCCGGTTGTTAAACCAGCCACTATCCGAACAATATTGAGTCTTTCCTTATCAAAAGCATGA
- the LOC123922816 gene encoding uncharacterized mitochondrial protein AtMg00810-like — MSSCKSCPTPVDTKPKLNSNANTPYEDPSLYRSLVGALQYLTFTRPDISYAVQQICLFMHDPVDDHMQALQRILRYIRGTSHYYLHLYPSYITSLISYTDADWGGCPDTRRSTSGYCVFLGDNLLSWSSKRQPTLSWSSSEAEYRGVANVVSDSCWLRNLLLELHCLIHKATVVYCDNVSAMYKTY; from the coding sequence ATGTCATCTTGCAAATCATGTCCCACTCCAGTTGACACTAAACCAAAGCTCAACTCCAATGCCAACACTCCATATGAAGATCCATCCTTATACCGTAGTCTTGTCGGTGCTCTTCAATATCTTACTTTCACAAGACCAGATATCTCGTATGCAGTGCAACAGATATGTTTATTTATGCATGACCCAGTGGACGACCACATGCAAGCTCTTCAACGCATTCTACGCTACATTCGGGGTACTAGTCACTACTATTTACATCTTTATCCATCATATATTACATCACTGATTTCTTATACAGATGCTGATTGGGGTGGATGTCCCGACACTAGACGGTCTACATCAGGTTATTGTGTTTTCCTTGGAGACAACTTACTCTCATGGTCCTCTAAGCGCCAGCCTACATTGTCATGGTCTAGTTCTGAAGCTGAGTATCGAGGTGTTGCCAATGTAGTTTCTGACTCATGTTGGTTACGTAACCTACTCCTAGAACTACATTGTCTGATCCACAAAGCCACTGTAGTATATTGTGACAATGTTAGCGCAATGTACAAAACATATTGA